The stretch of DNA GGAGCTGTCCCCCACGGCCGAGGCGCCCTCGGGGAGCTGGCTCAGCTGGTCCATGATCTCCAGCCCGTTCTCCTCGGCGATCTGCACGATGAGGCTGTCCACCTGCTCCTGAGGCGTGCTCAGCGTGGTGGCCGAGCTCATGGAGTCCTCCATCACCTGCGAGAGACGCGGCCCGTCAGCACGGAGCTGCCCGCCCGGCCCCTGCCCTGCACATCCCACGCGGCCACGGCGGCCTCaggccccacagcagcactAGAGCAGAGGGGCACAAGgtcctgccacagccctgcctctggGTGACAGCCACCCTCCCTCTCGTGCCTCCCCTCTGCACGGCAAGCCCCAAGGACTCTCACATCCCTCCCACACGTACAACAGAACCGGGGCAGCTCTCGGGGGGTTCCCCACAACGGGACCTGGAGTCCCCAAGGGGAACAGGGTTGTGGTTGCCACAGAAACCCGAGCTACAGCCGGCCCCAGCTCTCCAGACAGGCAGCAGGGAGCCAAGGCCACGCTGCCCCCAGGCCAGCCTCCCGGAGCCCTCCGGCACTCACCGACGTGTGCACATCCAAGTTCTGAACCTGCTGCTCGAATTTATCCATCACTGCAGACACCTTCTGCAGGTCCATGGAGCTCAGAGCCTTGTCCAAAGCCTTGGTCACCTGGGCCATGTTTTTGGTCACCTGCACGAGGAGATTTGCTTGGCACCAAAGCAAGGCGCAAAGAGCAAAAAGCCAAGAGAAAGAGGATGGCATCTGCAGCGCCCTGGGCACCAGCCTCGCCCTCTGTGCCACCCAGAGGCTCTTACCCCCTTCATGGTGACAGCTGTCTGGACCTTGGAGGCCACGGCGTCCACGCGAGACGACATGCGCAGCCAGTTGAGCCCCTCGTTCTTCTTGCGGATGGCGTTCTCGGCGTAGACACGGGCGCACTCCACATTCTTCTGCTGAAGGGCCTGGAGGGGCCAAGGGCAGCTGCTCACACAGGGAACCCACTGCAGGCTGGTAACCAAGTGAGATCCAGCTCTGCCTGACAGGCTCCCAGCAGGAAGGAGctttctgcccctctgctctgccctgctgaggcctcatctggatcctgtgtccagtgctgggctccccagctcgagagagacaggaaactgctgcagagaggccagtgcagggacagcaagatgctgaggggctggaacatgtgtgtgaggaggaaaggctgcagccctggggctgttcagcctggggaagagaagcctgagctcagggggaccTCAGCTACGCTGACAAGtccctaaaggatgggtgtctggaggatggggtgacactttgttgtgtggtgcccagtgacaggacaaggggtgatgggcacaggctggaacacaagaagttccacttaaacacaaggagaaacccctttggtgctgaggtgagggagccctggcccaggctgcccagggagggtgtggaggctccttctcgggaggtttccaaccccacttggacacattgccgtgccccctgagcaaggggaagctgctggagcaggggctggggctgcagcagctctgcagggcccttccaaccctcaccattctgggACTCTTCTTGTGAAAGGAGAATTAAAGCCAGGAGCTGAGCGGCAAGACTCAGGACACTGGAGGCCCAGGGAGCCCCATCCCTCTCCCCACACTCTCTGGGCATCTccagccacacacacagagcactgaGGGCTGGTGCCACCTGCCAGCCCAGGCACTCACCCACCTTTTTGACTTTGGCTTGCTCGGCCTTGGAGTCTTTCTCAGCCTTTTTGGCAAGTTTctccagctgctttgctgtgaacTGTAGGGAAAGCAGCGGGTCAGTGGcaggagacagcagcacagaaCACAGACCCCAGGGAGATGAGCCCCCATCCCAAGCAGCACCAGTCATGACccttctgccctgctgaggcctcatctggatcctgtgttcagttctgggctccccagctcgagagagacagggaactgctggagagaggcgagtgcagggacagcaagatgctgaggggctggaacatgtgtgtgaggaggaaaggctgcagccctggggctgttcagcctggagaggagaagcctgagctcaggggcacctcagctaCACTGATCAATCCCTGAAGTGCAGGTGGtgagaggatgaggtgacactttgtgatgcccagtgccaggacaaggggtgacaggcacaagctggaacacaaacatttGCACataaacacaaggagcaagtcctttggtgctgaggtgagggagccctggcccaggctgcccagggagagtgtggaggctccttctcaggaggtttccaaccccagctggacacgttcctgtgccccctgagccaggggaagctgctggagcaggggctggggctggagcagctctgcagggcccttccagccccagctctggccaccaAACCGGGAAGCCCGCGATGAGGCTTGAGAGTCCCAACCCGGATAAAGGactctctctcctcccacagCCACGGGCCCTTCCACGCCTTCTGGATCTCCCCGGGAGAAAACCCCGAGCAGCCGTGACTCAGCGGGGCGGGACGAGCCCCGGGTCCCTCCCGGAGCCAACGACGCCATCACCGGCACCCCGGGACGGGAGATGTGATGGAGAGGGTGCGGAGGAACCCGCTGCCGCCCTCACCTTCAGCTGAAACAGCGTGtctggaagggaaggagagcCAGGAGTTAACACGAGGCACTGAGGCCGGGGGACAGCGCCGGCGCCGGCAGGCTGCGGACCGACGCCGGGGCAAAGCCCGAGCCCAGCCTCCGGTCACCGGCCCCCAGGGGTGCCCCAGCCATAAGAACAAGCCACAGCCCCTCTTCCCCTCCGCAGTCCGGTGCCGCGGAGCCCCGAGCACCGCCCGCCCTTACCGTCCATcctgccccgccgccgccgccgcgcttCCGGGTTCTCGCCCTCGGGGGTGCGCGCGCCGAGCGCGGCCGGGAGCGCCGCCTGGCGGCCGGGAGGTGGCAGGGAACCCGCGCGCCGGGCCgaggggcggggcttggcgacTGTTActggggcggggcttggcggccgTTACTGGGGGCGGGGTTAACGTGTGCGGGTGTCGGGGGGGCGGTGCGTGAGCGCGCAGGCGCGTGCCccggtgtgtgtgtgttttgggggggatGGTGCGGGAGCGCGCAGGCGTCGGGCCGCCATGGCGGAGGGCGGCTCGGCCGACGGGGACTTGGAGCCGCCGCTGCGGCTGCGGCGGTTGCGGGGCGAAGGGTTCTTCGAGGTGCCGGCGGCTGATCGGGTGAGGGGCAGCCGAGGGCTTCTTGCGCTTGCGGACGTGTCTTGGAGCGATGGCAGAGGGTTTCCCCCACTCCCCGCCAGGCGCTGGGGGCCGGGAGCGGCGTGCGGGGCTCTGAGGGGCCGGCGGTGGCTTGGGCTTGGTCTGCAGaagggaggctgagggcagagagcagcactctcggacactccctgacaggaggctgcagggagctgggggtcgggctctgctcccaaatAAGTGATAAGACAGGAGGAAAGGGGCTCCatttgccccaggggaggttgaggctgtagctgaggcagaactgtttccctgagaggggtgtcagcccctgtgccaggctgcccagggagctgggggagtgcccagccctggagggaccccaaaggcgtggggtgaggtgctgagggctgtgggtcagtgctgggctgggcagggtgagggcagggctggggctgcagcagcttctccaaCCCAAAGGATCCTGTggttccctgtccctgccctgcctgagCCGCTGAGCCCCGGTGCTCTGGAAACACCGGTTTGCTCCATGAGCACCAGAGCACGTGGCTGTTCCCCGGAGCGAGGGATGCAGCTTGGGGTGTGAGTTTATCACCAAGGTCAGGGCTGGTGAGAAAGCCCTGAGAGCTGCCCCCGGGCTGGTGCTGGCCTGTGACCTGGCTGTTTGGTTCCAGCTGGGAAGATGCCGGAGTGTGAAGGAGTTTGAGAAGCTGAACCGGATCGGGGAGGGCACCTACGGCATAGTGTGTAAGTGTGGTGCCGGCTGGGGCAGAGCCAGCTCCTGAGTGGGCTGCAGCCCATCTGCCCACACCCTGGCAGCCAGGGGGTGCTGGGGCGGGGGGATTGAGGCTGAGAAGAGGCTCACCAGCGAGAGGGGTCCCGCTGGCTCACCACTGCAGCAGCATTTGTCTCCTGGTGCTGAGCACGGGCCCTGTGCTGTTCCTCCAGACCGGGCCCGGGACACCCTGACAGACGAGACCGTGGCATTGAAGAAGGTGCGGATGGACAACGAGAAAGATGGTAACAGAGGAGCAGGGGCAGGCCCAGTGGTGGGCGTGGGGTTCCCCCTGACCTgaggcagccctgcagccccagccctgcagccccagccctgcagcaccgCTGTTGCTCCCCACAGGAATGCCCATCAGCAGCCTGCGGGAGAtcaccctgctcctgcagcttcGGCACCCCAACATCGTGGAGCTGAAGGAGGTGGTTGTAGGGAACCATTTGGAGAGGTGAAGGGCCCCTCTTCACCCTTCCCTGTCCCCTGAGCCGCCTCTGGCAGCAGAACTGGGACACCGCAGTGCTGTCCCGGAGAGGCTCCTGACCGTGTCTTTTCTACCCCAGCATTTTCCTGGTGATGGGCTACTGCGAGCAGGACCTTGCCAGCCTTCTTGAGAACATGCAGACACCTTTTTCAGAGGCTCAGGTAAAGGTTGGGCCAGGCTTTAAGTTCATCACCCCTGAGAGGGTGCTGGCACTGCAGCCAAAGCACACCGGCCACCGAGCCGGGCTGGGGAGCGCCTGCATCCCTGGGCCACCTGGAGAGCCTGGCCTTAGCTGGCTCTCACAGAACGCTCCAGGGACTTTCCAGGCTGGGTTTTGGCTGGAGCAAACCGTCAGGGAAATGGAACTGGGAGGAAACGTGCCCCCAGCCAGCCTGGGAGGACACGGGGACTGACGCCCTGCAGAGCAGCGACAGACACGGGGCTCCCGTCTGGGGTTAAGCTCCGGGGGTTTGCCTGGCCGCTGCTCCTGTCCTCTGTCTCCAGGTGAAGTGCATCATCCTGCAAGTCCTCAAGGGCCTGCAGTACCTTCACGAGAACTACATCATCCACAGGTGGGAGCAGCCAGACGGAGGTGGTGGGATGGGGCTGACGGGAGGGAGCCTGGTGGTCCTCGAGCCTGATGGTGGGATTCTGCACCTCCCACGGCCTGGGAGCACAGAGCGTGGTGTGGAGCAACTGTGGGCGGCTCGGTGGCTCTGTGGCAGAGCACTGGTGGGGCAGGGAGCCCACAGAATGAGGAGATTCCCTTCTTGTGGCTGCCTGCGCAGGTAcgggaggagctggggctgaaggACGGTGCTGCCTGGCTGTTCTCTGTTCCCCCACAGGGATCTGAAAGTGTCCAACCTGCTCATGACTGACAAAGGCTGTGTGAAGATAGGTGAGCCCTGACAGCTGCTGgtccagctcctgccctgcacgcccctgcagccctccctctgctgctcGACTCAGAGCCCCTCCTGACCTCAGGTCTCTGTTGCAGCCGATTTTGGACTGGCACGCACCTACGGGCTGCCACCCAAGCCCATGACCCCCAAGGTGGTGACGCTGTGGTGAGTGGTtggtgctggggcagccagGGCGCATCCCGGCGCCGTGGAGGAGGCTcctgtgtgccagtgctgccCCCACACCGCCGTCCCTGCGCAGGTACCGGGCGCccgagctgctgctggggatgaCGACCCAGACCACCAGCATCGACATGTGGtgaggggagggcaggagggggctggagctgcaAACCCACACACAGGGGAGGGGTGGATGGAGGGGGCTGCTCTGACTTGCACATTCCCTGCTGCGCAGGGCCCTGGGCTGCATCCTGGCCGAGCTGCTGGCCCACAAGCCGCTGCTGCCGGGCACCTCTGAGATCCACCAGATTGACCTCATTGTGCAGCTCCTGGGGACGCCCAACGAAAACATTTGGCCGGTGAGAGCAGTCCCTTGcctgcctgccctccctccctccctgcctccctccctgcctcacGCTCCGTCCCGCTCAGGGTTTCTCCAAGCTGCCCCTGGTGAGTCAGTACACCCTGCGGAAGCAGCCCTACAACAACCTCAAGCACAAGTTCCCCTGGCTGTCGGAGGCTGGGCTGCGGCTGCTCCACTTCCTCTTCATGTACGATCCCAAGAAGCGGTaagagccctgggcaggggctgctgtcctgggcaggggctgtgcccagggctggggcagggcagcaCCCTCCCCCCATGTGCCACGTCCCCTCATCCCCACAGGGCCACAGCTAAAGACTGTCTGGAGAGCTCCTACTTCAAGGAGAAGCCCCTCCGTGAGTAAAGCCCctcccaggcag from Colius striatus isolate bColStr4 chromosome 14, bColStr4.1.hap1, whole genome shotgun sequence encodes:
- the CDK10 gene encoding cyclin-dependent kinase 10 isoform X2, whose protein sequence is MDNEKDGMPISSLREITLLLQLRHPNIVELKEVVVGNHLESIFLVMGYCEQDLASLLENMQTPFSEAQVKCIILQVLKGLQYLHENYIIHRDLKVSNLLMTDKGCVKIADFGLARTYGLPPKPMTPKVVTLWYRAPELLLGMTTQTTSIDMWALGCILAELLAHKPLLPGTSEIHQIDLIVQLLGTPNENIWPGFSKLPLVSQYTLRKQPYNNLKHKFPWLSEAGLRLLHFLFMYDPKKRATAKDCLESSYFKEKPLPCEPELMPTFPHHRNKRPAATGPESQAKRSKP
- the CHMP1A gene encoding charged multivesicular body protein 1a, with amino-acid sequence MDDTLFQLKFTAKQLEKLAKKAEKDSKAEQAKVKKALQQKNVECARVYAENAIRKKNEGLNWLRMSSRVDAVASKVQTAVTMKGVTKNMAQVTKALDKALSSMDLQKVSAVMDKFEQQVQNLDVHTSVMEDSMSSATTLSTPQEQVDSLIVQIAEENGLEIMDQLSQLPEGASAVGDSSVRTQEDQLSRRLAALRN
- the CDK10 gene encoding cyclin-dependent kinase 10 isoform X1; this translates as MAEGGSADGDLEPPLRLRRLRGEGFFEVPAADRLGRCRSVKEFEKLNRIGEGTYGIVYRARDTLTDETVALKKVRMDNEKDGMPISSLREITLLLQLRHPNIVELKEVVVGNHLESIFLVMGYCEQDLASLLENMQTPFSEAQVKCIILQVLKGLQYLHENYIIHRDLKVSNLLMTDKGCVKIADFGLARTYGLPPKPMTPKVVTLWYRAPELLLGMTTQTTSIDMWALGCILAELLAHKPLLPGTSEIHQIDLIVQLLGTPNENIWPGFSKLPLVSQYTLRKQPYNNLKHKFPWLSEAGLRLLHFLFMYDPKKRATAKDCLESSYFKEKPLPCEPELMPTFPHHRNKRPAATGPESQAKRSKP